One Astyanax mexicanus isolate ESR-SI-001 chromosome 3, AstMex3_surface, whole genome shotgun sequence genomic region harbors:
- the LOC103038754 gene encoding interferon-induced very large GTPase 1-like isoform X2, translating to MDQNTRDLTVVLFGNSSAVHFGDENILLGKAPEGNADFSQTVPESRKISGHRVSVINILDLQENELYLDSVDQTIDRLVSENEIHSFIFVLQLGQLTDSDKRGIEWLQKLFGEAVLPFTMILFTYEREEGDDKVIDELKKNPCLEQLVKKCGDRYYTCSKSMNNQSEMKMLLEKIEFTVSENSQRCYTAEMYNTVSDFRKSLQDSESQLSADNSQVQPEETKSTARKQRTENPNVEEDELNRTKYTPQHYEENKKYEKERKEPLLDKKTEQLFTRLQLNGHQTEKLKSADVLQLTAQILSFKEPCREKELVQAFLQRLMLMDYRARYIPIKEAASEEGHVQSGPVNKEEDDTYDTFFSLQLVSIDEETQEYSIHPMDVQMAVFHCSDSFLKQLIVTKLSQCQYALPLLVPNPFTGEIEFQQWAFHQIRKSWKSTDMSGKVISKIKPICEAETPMVAFFRIGSISTSKSKLINDLINERHSTFFHRDCPGSSRNRQLMDGVVEIAWYCPSGKSTDHFTDCVAFCNLHGDAETHEKQLEILTEMSSVNVVVLGDQDGNIPKNEILKKLYKEKKPLIYLSCGDNSKVTVSQNSKYKIGLKDRNKSDISMDLEKVIKDCCSNSPYTFSLNKFGKIKELTKDENDEKCQKGKEAAMQIIKWPEGTELSKVKESSLPQQGKFWSEWCQKKKELHRLQGSKLEKQKSEIRAEMKNIREEQHKLGLSKLMDLFTHTLKTSAENEKCYFLKWLGILLDNFTTDELSGFHHAYDQTWSKVLDLKGQADKSEDMKNAQTKLEEISKKLSAAAFSIEHIFREMGQIYEACMAVQAGKNDFSLPKLAAESMLSGHPLELMDGDTGHVPLDWVSAVLDELINILGDQRVFVLSVLGIQSSGKSTMLNAMFGLQFAVSAGRCTRGAFMQLVKVSEEMKKELNLDYIFVVDTEGLRALEFTGISTRQLDNGLATFVVGLGNMTLINMFGENPSEMQDILQIVVQAFLRMKKVRLNPRCMFVHQNVGEITAADKNMEGRKRFLDNLDEMTKLAAKEEDCNAKCFSDVIAFDVRSDVSYFAQLWEGSPPMAPPNPLYCDSIQELKGNIISKMSSNSGVTFSQFKQRLSSLWNALLDENFVFSFRNTLEIAVYRRLEHEYSKWTWSLRSAMLATENKLHNRVTNEDSIKIDEEDIVECIKETKTDVETSIKKLFDEDRDKEILVQWRERFQVKVSELCSELVQGTKRKLDEVIRLKKARKKVDSEKKMYEKKLFKLSKELAFHLKNIETDEDALQKEFEDVWSTWVNELTSDTPQFADINIWGDVTQILSESYEQTFVTERQHREIYKRIDALGNYSDYVILKNQEDPGQEDLQSRNECVEDVEDKNACASGHLNQGEKCSPAEESSGTSTFTGEDNNSLSVLIRNTAEDIKAQIRSKSIAEHGYSRNYIPEIISFVKDKVTEHESNTSNYTLRKEFTVDLCLSVCDFAADYFAEQHKEFKEAYDVRLYLERQKPQYFNIFKDYCSGATSTAVFGRVIVDTLNPSIVQAAYDQTAIDLSDKMKCDVPAFSGNKSNQEKHILTSLAEEENFENYVEYIQKPKEYCSRFINKKVDDYVHKENKNEVLEIIRRNISSKGKRVMDAVNEATEEVKRNNGDANMWLQHLSRKLQDELQLKEKSCPEQNEVSDLDFLREIVIAELTSIMSELNKSFQDISDLKWEMFRKKPEDILIEQLCRCCWAQCPFCNAICTNTLENHSGDHNVRFHRNPGINGWSFMFTGNLGIDFCTTAVSSKLLHFRTNGKVLSFKDYREAGGEYARWNIMPDNSEMPYWKWFVCRFQEDLERYYRKKFINNEIPKEWRDYSKEQAIESLNEL from the exons ATGG ATCAGAACACCCGTGATCTCACTGTGGTGCTGTTTGGGAACAGCTCTGCAGTTCACTTTGGAGATGAGAACATCCTGCTTGGGAAAGCCCCAGAAGGCAATGCTGATTTTTCACAGACTGTTCCAGAATCAAGGAAGATATCAGGACACAGAGTGAGTGTAATCAACATACTGGACCTGCAGGAAAATGAACTTTACCTGGACTCAGTGGATCAGACCATTGACCGTTTGGTCAGTGAAAATGAAATCCATTCCTTCATCTTCGTACTGCAACTCGGGCAGTTAACAGACAGTGATAAGAGGGGAATAGAATGGCTTCAGAAATTGTTTGGTGAAGCTGTTCTACCATTCACGATGATCCTCTTTACTTATGAAAGAGAGGAGGGCGATGACAAAGTCATAGATGAACTGAAGAAAAACCCTTGTCTAGAGCAGCTGGTGAAGAAATGTGGAGACAGATATTACACCTGCAGCAAAAGCATGAACAACCAATCAGAGATGAAAATGCTACTAGAGAAGATTGAATTCACGGTCTCGGAGAACAGCCAGCGCTGTTACACTGCAGAGATGTACAACACAGTTTCAGACTTCAGAAAAAGCCTTCAAGATTCTGAGAGTCAACTAAGTG CCGATAATTCTCAGGTGCAACCAGAGGAGACAAAATCTACAGCCAGAAAACAAAGAACAGAAAATCCAAAT GTGGAGGAAGATGAGCTTAACAGAACAAAATACACTCCACAACactatgaagaaaataaaaagtatgaaaaagaaagaaaagaaccacttttggacAAAAAAACAGAGCAGCTCTTTACAAGACTTCAGTTAAATGGACACCAAACAGAAAAGCTGAAATCTGCAGATGTTCTTCAATTAACTGCACAGATATTATCATTCAAAGAACCTTGCAGAGAGAAAGAACTGGTTCAGGCTTTCTTACAGAGGCTGATGTTGATGGACTACAGAGCAAGATATATTCCCATTAAAGAAGCAGCCAGTGAGGAGGGTCATGTTCAGTCAGGTCCAGTGAACAAAGAGGAAGATGACACATATGACACATTCTTCAGCCTACAGTTAGTGTCTATTGATGAAGAAACACAAGAATATTCTATTCACCCCATGGATGTTCAGATGGCAGTGTTCCACTGCTCAGATAGTTTCCTAAAGCAGCTGATAGTGACTAAGCTTTCACAGTGTCAGTACGCTCTGCCTCTACTGGTGCCAAATCCCTTCACAGGAGAGATTGAGTTTCAACAGTGGGCGTTCCATCAGATCAGGAAGAGCTGGAAAAGTACTGACATGTCTGGAAAGGTGATCAGCAAAATCAAGCCGATTTGTGAAGCAGAAACGCCAATGGTAGCCTTTTTTAGAATTGGTTCTATCTCCACATCCAAAtcaaaactgataaatgatctgATCAATGAAAGACACAGCACGTTCTTTCACAGGGACTGTCCAGGCAGCAGCAGAAATCGTCAACTGATGGACGGAGTGGTGGAAATTGCCTGGTACTGCCCATCTGGGAAAAGTACTGATCATTTCACTGATTGTGTGGCATTCTGTAATCTACACGGTGATGCAGAAACTCATGAGAAACAGCTGGAGATTCTAACTGAAATGTCCTCAGTGAACGTGGTAGTCTTAGGTGATCAAGATGGTAATATACCAAAAAATGAAATACTAAAGAAACTCTATAAAGAGAAAAAGCCACTAATTTACTTATCCTGTGGGGATAACTCAAAAGTCACTGTGTCACAGAACTCAAAATACAAGATAGGACTTAAAGACAGGAATAAATCAGATATATCTATGGATCTGGAAAAAGTTATCAAAGATTGCTGCTCAAACTCACCCTATACATTCAGTCTtaataaatttggaaaaattaagGAGCTGACCAAGGATGAAAATGATGAGAAGTGTCAAAAGGGAAAGGAAGCTGCTATGCAGATAATAAAATGGCCGGAAGGAACAGAATTGTCCAAAGTGAAGGAATCCTCTCTCCCACAACAGGGGAAGTTTTGGAGTGAATGGTGCCAGAAAAAGAAAGAACTCCACCGACTTCAAGGGTCCAAATTAGAGAAGCAAAAGAGTGAAAtacgagctgaaatgaaaaacaTTCGTGAAGAGCAGCATAAACTTGGGCTCTCAAAACTGATGGACCTGTTTACTCACACACTGAAGACGtcagcagaaaatgaaaaatgctaTTTTCTGAAATGGCTTGGGATCCTGCTAGATAACTTCACCACAGATGAGCTCTCTGGTTTCCATCATGCATATGATCAAACTTGGTCAAAGGTTTTGGACCTAAAAGGACAGGCTGATAAATCAGAAGACATGAAGAATGCACAAACAAAACTTGAAGAAATATCAAAGAAATTGAGCGCTGCAGCCTTCAGCATTGAACACATTTTTAGGGAGATGGGTCAGATATATGAGGCCTGCATGGCTGTACAAGCAGGGAAAAATGACTTCTCTCTCCCCAAACTTGCAGCTGAGTCCATGCTATCTGGCCATCCACTAGAACTGATGGATGGTGATACAGGCCATGTTCCTCTTGACTGGGTTTCTGCAGTTCTAGATGAACTAATCAATATACTGGGAGACCAGAGGGTCTTTGTGTTGTCAGTTCTGGGAATTCAGAGCTCAGGGAAATCCACCATGCTCAACGCCATGTTCGGACTCCAGTTTGCAGTCAGTGCTGGAAGATGCACCAGAGGAGCCTTCATGCAGCTGGTCAAAGTGTCTGAGGAGATGAAGAAAGAACTGAACTTGGACTACATTTTTGTGGTTGATACTGAGGGATTACGAGCTCTGGAATTTACTGGAATATCAACAAGACAACTAGACAATGGACTTGCAACATTTGTGGTAGGTCTTGGAAACATGACTTTAATTAATATGTTTGGAGAGAATCCATCAGAGATGCAAGACATCCTTCAGATTGTTGTTCAGGCTTTTCTGAGGATGAAGAAGGTCAGACTAAATCCGAGATGTATGTTTGTACATCAGAATGTGGGAGAAATCACTGCTGCAGATAAAAACATGGAGGGACGGAAGCGCTTTTTGGACAATCTGGATGAAATGACAAAATTAGCAGCTAAAGAAGAAGACTGTAATGCAAAATGTTTCAGTGATGTGATTGCATTTGATGTGCGGAGTGATGTGTCATATTTTGCCCAACTTTGGGAGGGAAGCCCACCGATGGCACCACCAAACCCTTTGTACTGTGATAGCATTCAAGAGTTAAAGGGAAATATAATCTCGAAAATGTCCTCAAACTCTGGTGTGACATTCTCACAATTCAAACAACGTTTAAGCAGTTTATGGAATGCACTTCTAGATGAAAATTTTGTTTTCAGCTTCAGAAACACTCTTGAGATTGCAGTGTACAGGAGACTGGAGCATGAGTATAGTAAATGGACATGGAGCCTCAGGAGTGCCATGCTGGCTACTGAGAACAAACTGCACAACAGAGTCACTAATGAAGATTCCATCAAGATTGATGAAGAGGACATCGTGGAATGCAtaaaagagacaaagacagatgTAGAGACATCAATTAAAAAGCTCTTTGATgaagacagagacaaagaaatTTTGGTTCAATGGAGAGAAAGATTTCAGGTGAAAGTTTCAGAGTTATGTAGTGAACTTGTACAAGGAACAAAAAGAAAATTGGATGAGGTCATTCGACTGAAAAAGGCAAGAAAGAAGGTAGACTCTGAaaagaaaatgtatgaaaaaaagcTCTTTAAACTGAGTAAAGAGCTCGCCTTTCACTTAAAAAACATAGAAACTGATGAAGATGCACTCCAGAAAGAATTTGAAGATGTCTGGTCCACGTGGGTCAATGAGCTGACTTCTGACACACCACAATTTGCTGACATTAATATATGGGGTGATGTAACACAGATCCTTTCAGAAAGCTATGAACAAACCTTTGTCACTGAGCGACAGCACCGGGAAATTTACAAAAGAATTGATGCCTTAGGGAATTATTCAGACTATGTTATTCTTAAAAACCAGGAAGACCCTGGCCAGGAAGACCTGCAGTCTAGGAACGAATGTGTTGAGGATGTGGAAGATAAAAATGCTTGTGCATCTGGCCACTTGAACCAAGGTGAGAAATGTTCCCCAGCTGAAGAGAGTTCCGGAACCTCGACTTTTACAGGAGAGGATAACAATTCACTCAGTGTTCTCATTAGAAACACTGCTGAGGATATTAAGGCACAAATTCGGAGTAAATCAATTGCAGAACATGGATACAGTCGTAACTACATTCCAGAAATAATCAGCTTTGTAAAAGACAAAGTAACAGAACATGAATCCAACACCTCTAATTATACACTCAGAAAGGAGTTCACAGTGGACCTATGTCTCAGTGTATGTGACTTTGCAGCAGACTACTTTGCAGAGCAGCATAAAGAATTTAAAGAAGCTTATGATGTACGACTTTACCTGGAGAGACAGAAGCCACAGTACTTCAATATCTTTAAGGACTACTGCAGTGgtgcaacttctacagctgtgtttgGTCGTGTAATTGTGGATACACTTAATCCATCAATAGTGCAAGCAGCATATGACCAAACTGCCATTGACTTGAGTGACAAAATGAAGTGTGATGTTCCTGCATTTAGTGGAAACAAGTCAAATCAGGAAAAACACATCCTGACATCACTAGCAGAGGAGGAAAACTTTGAGAATTACGTTGAGTATATTCAGAAACCCAAAGAATATTGTAGTCGTTTTATTAATAAGAAGGTTGATGATTATGTACacaaggaaaataaaaatgaagtttTAGAAATCATCAGAAGAAACATCAGTTCCAAAGGAAAACGTGTGATGGATGCTGTGaatgaagcaacagaagaagTAAAACGCAACAATGGAGATGCCAACATGTGGCTCCAACATTTATCCAGAAAGCTGCAAGATGAGCTTCAGCTGAAGGAAAAGTCATGTCCTGAGCAGAATGAAGTTTCAGACCTTGATTTTCTTCGAGAGATTGTGATCGCAGAACTAACTAGCATTATGTCAGAGTTAAACAAGAGTTTTCAAGACATTTCTGACCTCAAGTGGGAAATGTTCAGGAAGAAACCGGAAGACATTCTGATTGAACAGCTCTGCCGATGTTGCTGGGCACAGTGCCCGTTCTGTAACGCCATCTGTACCAACACACTGGAAAACCATAGTGGAGATCACAATGTTCGTTTTCATCGCAACCCTGGAATAAACGGATGGTCTTTCATGTTTACTGGTAACCTCGGAATTGATTTCTGCACAACTGCTGTTTCAAGTAAACTTCTACATTTTCGTACAAATGGTAAAGTATTATCTTTTAAGGACTACAGAGAAGCAGGTGGAGAATATGCCAGATGGAACATCATGCCTGATAATTCAGAGATGCCGTACTGGAAATGGTTTGTGTGCAGATTTCAGGAGGACCTGGAAAGGTATTACAGGAaaaaattcataaacaatgaaATTCCCAAAGAATGGAGGGACTACAGTAAGGAGCAAGCTATCGAAAGCTTAAATGAGTTGTAG
- the LOC103038754 gene encoding interferon-induced very large GTPase 1-like isoform X1 — protein MDQNTRDLTVVLFGNSSAVHFGDENILLGKAPEGNADFSQTVPESRKISGHRVSVINILDLQENELYLDSVDQTIDRLVSENEIHSFIFVLQLGQLTDSDKRGIEWLQKLFGEAVLPFTMILFTYEREEGDDKVIDELKKNPCLEQLVKKCGDRYYTCSKSMNNQSEMKMLLEKIEFTVSENSQRCYTAEMYNTVSDFRKSLQDSESQLSADNSQVQPEETKSTARKQRTENPNIPKKPGFLQTLMSLPQQALDRIKKRNLSSVEEDELNRTKYTPQHYEENKKYEKERKEPLLDKKTEQLFTRLQLNGHQTEKLKSADVLQLTAQILSFKEPCREKELVQAFLQRLMLMDYRARYIPIKEAASEEGHVQSGPVNKEEDDTYDTFFSLQLVSIDEETQEYSIHPMDVQMAVFHCSDSFLKQLIVTKLSQCQYALPLLVPNPFTGEIEFQQWAFHQIRKSWKSTDMSGKVISKIKPICEAETPMVAFFRIGSISTSKSKLINDLINERHSTFFHRDCPGSSRNRQLMDGVVEIAWYCPSGKSTDHFTDCVAFCNLHGDAETHEKQLEILTEMSSVNVVVLGDQDGNIPKNEILKKLYKEKKPLIYLSCGDNSKVTVSQNSKYKIGLKDRNKSDISMDLEKVIKDCCSNSPYTFSLNKFGKIKELTKDENDEKCQKGKEAAMQIIKWPEGTELSKVKESSLPQQGKFWSEWCQKKKELHRLQGSKLEKQKSEIRAEMKNIREEQHKLGLSKLMDLFTHTLKTSAENEKCYFLKWLGILLDNFTTDELSGFHHAYDQTWSKVLDLKGQADKSEDMKNAQTKLEEISKKLSAAAFSIEHIFREMGQIYEACMAVQAGKNDFSLPKLAAESMLSGHPLELMDGDTGHVPLDWVSAVLDELINILGDQRVFVLSVLGIQSSGKSTMLNAMFGLQFAVSAGRCTRGAFMQLVKVSEEMKKELNLDYIFVVDTEGLRALEFTGISTRQLDNGLATFVVGLGNMTLINMFGENPSEMQDILQIVVQAFLRMKKVRLNPRCMFVHQNVGEITAADKNMEGRKRFLDNLDEMTKLAAKEEDCNAKCFSDVIAFDVRSDVSYFAQLWEGSPPMAPPNPLYCDSIQELKGNIISKMSSNSGVTFSQFKQRLSSLWNALLDENFVFSFRNTLEIAVYRRLEHEYSKWTWSLRSAMLATENKLHNRVTNEDSIKIDEEDIVECIKETKTDVETSIKKLFDEDRDKEILVQWRERFQVKVSELCSELVQGTKRKLDEVIRLKKARKKVDSEKKMYEKKLFKLSKELAFHLKNIETDEDALQKEFEDVWSTWVNELTSDTPQFADINIWGDVTQILSESYEQTFVTERQHREIYKRIDALGNYSDYVILKNQEDPGQEDLQSRNECVEDVEDKNACASGHLNQGEKCSPAEESSGTSTFTGEDNNSLSVLIRNTAEDIKAQIRSKSIAEHGYSRNYIPEIISFVKDKVTEHESNTSNYTLRKEFTVDLCLSVCDFAADYFAEQHKEFKEAYDVRLYLERQKPQYFNIFKDYCSGATSTAVFGRVIVDTLNPSIVQAAYDQTAIDLSDKMKCDVPAFSGNKSNQEKHILTSLAEEENFENYVEYIQKPKEYCSRFINKKVDDYVHKENKNEVLEIIRRNISSKGKRVMDAVNEATEEVKRNNGDANMWLQHLSRKLQDELQLKEKSCPEQNEVSDLDFLREIVIAELTSIMSELNKSFQDISDLKWEMFRKKPEDILIEQLCRCCWAQCPFCNAICTNTLENHSGDHNVRFHRNPGINGWSFMFTGNLGIDFCTTAVSSKLLHFRTNGKVLSFKDYREAGGEYARWNIMPDNSEMPYWKWFVCRFQEDLERYYRKKFINNEIPKEWRDYSKEQAIESLNEL, from the exons ATGG ATCAGAACACCCGTGATCTCACTGTGGTGCTGTTTGGGAACAGCTCTGCAGTTCACTTTGGAGATGAGAACATCCTGCTTGGGAAAGCCCCAGAAGGCAATGCTGATTTTTCACAGACTGTTCCAGAATCAAGGAAGATATCAGGACACAGAGTGAGTGTAATCAACATACTGGACCTGCAGGAAAATGAACTTTACCTGGACTCAGTGGATCAGACCATTGACCGTTTGGTCAGTGAAAATGAAATCCATTCCTTCATCTTCGTACTGCAACTCGGGCAGTTAACAGACAGTGATAAGAGGGGAATAGAATGGCTTCAGAAATTGTTTGGTGAAGCTGTTCTACCATTCACGATGATCCTCTTTACTTATGAAAGAGAGGAGGGCGATGACAAAGTCATAGATGAACTGAAGAAAAACCCTTGTCTAGAGCAGCTGGTGAAGAAATGTGGAGACAGATATTACACCTGCAGCAAAAGCATGAACAACCAATCAGAGATGAAAATGCTACTAGAGAAGATTGAATTCACGGTCTCGGAGAACAGCCAGCGCTGTTACACTGCAGAGATGTACAACACAGTTTCAGACTTCAGAAAAAGCCTTCAAGATTCTGAGAGTCAACTAAGTG CCGATAATTCTCAGGTGCAACCAGAGGAGACAAAATCTACAGCCAGAAAACAAAGAACAGAAAATCCAAAT aTCCCAAAAAAGCCTGGATTTCTACAGACTTTAATGTCACTGCCGCAGCAGGCCCTGGACAGAATAAAAAAACGAAACCTTTCTTCA GTGGAGGAAGATGAGCTTAACAGAACAAAATACACTCCACAACactatgaagaaaataaaaagtatgaaaaagaaagaaaagaaccacttttggacAAAAAAACAGAGCAGCTCTTTACAAGACTTCAGTTAAATGGACACCAAACAGAAAAGCTGAAATCTGCAGATGTTCTTCAATTAACTGCACAGATATTATCATTCAAAGAACCTTGCAGAGAGAAAGAACTGGTTCAGGCTTTCTTACAGAGGCTGATGTTGATGGACTACAGAGCAAGATATATTCCCATTAAAGAAGCAGCCAGTGAGGAGGGTCATGTTCAGTCAGGTCCAGTGAACAAAGAGGAAGATGACACATATGACACATTCTTCAGCCTACAGTTAGTGTCTATTGATGAAGAAACACAAGAATATTCTATTCACCCCATGGATGTTCAGATGGCAGTGTTCCACTGCTCAGATAGTTTCCTAAAGCAGCTGATAGTGACTAAGCTTTCACAGTGTCAGTACGCTCTGCCTCTACTGGTGCCAAATCCCTTCACAGGAGAGATTGAGTTTCAACAGTGGGCGTTCCATCAGATCAGGAAGAGCTGGAAAAGTACTGACATGTCTGGAAAGGTGATCAGCAAAATCAAGCCGATTTGTGAAGCAGAAACGCCAATGGTAGCCTTTTTTAGAATTGGTTCTATCTCCACATCCAAAtcaaaactgataaatgatctgATCAATGAAAGACACAGCACGTTCTTTCACAGGGACTGTCCAGGCAGCAGCAGAAATCGTCAACTGATGGACGGAGTGGTGGAAATTGCCTGGTACTGCCCATCTGGGAAAAGTACTGATCATTTCACTGATTGTGTGGCATTCTGTAATCTACACGGTGATGCAGAAACTCATGAGAAACAGCTGGAGATTCTAACTGAAATGTCCTCAGTGAACGTGGTAGTCTTAGGTGATCAAGATGGTAATATACCAAAAAATGAAATACTAAAGAAACTCTATAAAGAGAAAAAGCCACTAATTTACTTATCCTGTGGGGATAACTCAAAAGTCACTGTGTCACAGAACTCAAAATACAAGATAGGACTTAAAGACAGGAATAAATCAGATATATCTATGGATCTGGAAAAAGTTATCAAAGATTGCTGCTCAAACTCACCCTATACATTCAGTCTtaataaatttggaaaaattaagGAGCTGACCAAGGATGAAAATGATGAGAAGTGTCAAAAGGGAAAGGAAGCTGCTATGCAGATAATAAAATGGCCGGAAGGAACAGAATTGTCCAAAGTGAAGGAATCCTCTCTCCCACAACAGGGGAAGTTTTGGAGTGAATGGTGCCAGAAAAAGAAAGAACTCCACCGACTTCAAGGGTCCAAATTAGAGAAGCAAAAGAGTGAAAtacgagctgaaatgaaaaacaTTCGTGAAGAGCAGCATAAACTTGGGCTCTCAAAACTGATGGACCTGTTTACTCACACACTGAAGACGtcagcagaaaatgaaaaatgctaTTTTCTGAAATGGCTTGGGATCCTGCTAGATAACTTCACCACAGATGAGCTCTCTGGTTTCCATCATGCATATGATCAAACTTGGTCAAAGGTTTTGGACCTAAAAGGACAGGCTGATAAATCAGAAGACATGAAGAATGCACAAACAAAACTTGAAGAAATATCAAAGAAATTGAGCGCTGCAGCCTTCAGCATTGAACACATTTTTAGGGAGATGGGTCAGATATATGAGGCCTGCATGGCTGTACAAGCAGGGAAAAATGACTTCTCTCTCCCCAAACTTGCAGCTGAGTCCATGCTATCTGGCCATCCACTAGAACTGATGGATGGTGATACAGGCCATGTTCCTCTTGACTGGGTTTCTGCAGTTCTAGATGAACTAATCAATATACTGGGAGACCAGAGGGTCTTTGTGTTGTCAGTTCTGGGAATTCAGAGCTCAGGGAAATCCACCATGCTCAACGCCATGTTCGGACTCCAGTTTGCAGTCAGTGCTGGAAGATGCACCAGAGGAGCCTTCATGCAGCTGGTCAAAGTGTCTGAGGAGATGAAGAAAGAACTGAACTTGGACTACATTTTTGTGGTTGATACTGAGGGATTACGAGCTCTGGAATTTACTGGAATATCAACAAGACAACTAGACAATGGACTTGCAACATTTGTGGTAGGTCTTGGAAACATGACTTTAATTAATATGTTTGGAGAGAATCCATCAGAGATGCAAGACATCCTTCAGATTGTTGTTCAGGCTTTTCTGAGGATGAAGAAGGTCAGACTAAATCCGAGATGTATGTTTGTACATCAGAATGTGGGAGAAATCACTGCTGCAGATAAAAACATGGAGGGACGGAAGCGCTTTTTGGACAATCTGGATGAAATGACAAAATTAGCAGCTAAAGAAGAAGACTGTAATGCAAAATGTTTCAGTGATGTGATTGCATTTGATGTGCGGAGTGATGTGTCATATTTTGCCCAACTTTGGGAGGGAAGCCCACCGATGGCACCACCAAACCCTTTGTACTGTGATAGCATTCAAGAGTTAAAGGGAAATATAATCTCGAAAATGTCCTCAAACTCTGGTGTGACATTCTCACAATTCAAACAACGTTTAAGCAGTTTATGGAATGCACTTCTAGATGAAAATTTTGTTTTCAGCTTCAGAAACACTCTTGAGATTGCAGTGTACAGGAGACTGGAGCATGAGTATAGTAAATGGACATGGAGCCTCAGGAGTGCCATGCTGGCTACTGAGAACAAACTGCACAACAGAGTCACTAATGAAGATTCCATCAAGATTGATGAAGAGGACATCGTGGAATGCAtaaaagagacaaagacagatgTAGAGACATCAATTAAAAAGCTCTTTGATgaagacagagacaaagaaatTTTGGTTCAATGGAGAGAAAGATTTCAGGTGAAAGTTTCAGAGTTATGTAGTGAACTTGTACAAGGAACAAAAAGAAAATTGGATGAGGTCATTCGACTGAAAAAGGCAAGAAAGAAGGTAGACTCTGAaaagaaaatgtatgaaaaaaagcTCTTTAAACTGAGTAAAGAGCTCGCCTTTCACTTAAAAAACATAGAAACTGATGAAGATGCACTCCAGAAAGAATTTGAAGATGTCTGGTCCACGTGGGTCAATGAGCTGACTTCTGACACACCACAATTTGCTGACATTAATATATGGGGTGATGTAACACAGATCCTTTCAGAAAGCTATGAACAAACCTTTGTCACTGAGCGACAGCACCGGGAAATTTACAAAAGAATTGATGCCTTAGGGAATTATTCAGACTATGTTATTCTTAAAAACCAGGAAGACCCTGGCCAGGAAGACCTGCAGTCTAGGAACGAATGTGTTGAGGATGTGGAAGATAAAAATGCTTGTGCATCTGGCCACTTGAACCAAGGTGAGAAATGTTCCCCAGCTGAAGAGAGTTCCGGAACCTCGACTTTTACAGGAGAGGATAACAATTCACTCAGTGTTCTCATTAGAAACACTGCTGAGGATATTAAGGCACAAATTCGGAGTAAATCAATTGCAGAACATGGATACAGTCGTAACTACATTCCAGAAATAATCAGCTTTGTAAAAGACAAAGTAACAGAACATGAATCCAACACCTCTAATTATACACTCAGAAAGGAGTTCACAGTGGACCTATGTCTCAGTGTATGTGACTTTGCAGCAGACTACTTTGCAGAGCAGCATAAAGAATTTAAAGAAGCTTATGATGTACGACTTTACCTGGAGAGACAGAAGCCACAGTACTTCAATATCTTTAAGGACTACTGCAGTGgtgcaacttctacagctgtgtttgGTCGTGTAATTGTGGATACACTTAATCCATCAATAGTGCAAGCAGCATATGACCAAACTGCCATTGACTTGAGTGACAAAATGAAGTGTGATGTTCCTGCATTTAGTGGAAACAAGTCAAATCAGGAAAAACACATCCTGACATCACTAGCAGAGGAGGAAAACTTTGAGAATTACGTTGAGTATATTCAGAAACCCAAAGAATATTGTAGTCGTTTTATTAATAAGAAGGTTGATGATTATGTACacaaggaaaataaaaatgaagtttTAGAAATCATCAGAAGAAACATCAGTTCCAAAGGAAAACGTGTGATGGATGCTGTGaatgaagcaacagaagaagTAAAACGCAACAATGGAGATGCCAACATGTGGCTCCAACATTTATCCAGAAAGCTGCAAGATGAGCTTCAGCTGAAGGAAAAGTCATGTCCTGAGCAGAATGAAGTTTCAGACCTTGATTTTCTTCGAGAGATTGTGATCGCAGAACTAACTAGCATTATGTCAGAGTTAAACAAGAGTTTTCAAGACATTTCTGACCTCAAGTGGGAAATGTTCAGGAAGAAACCGGAAGACATTCTGATTGAACAGCTCTGCCGATGTTGCTGGGCACAGTGCCCGTTCTGTAACGCCATCTGTACCAACACACTGGAAAACCATAGTGGAGATCACAATGTTCGTTTTCATCGCAACCCTGGAATAAACGGATGGTCTTTCATGTTTACTGGTAACCTCGGAATTGATTTCTGCACAACTGCTGTTTCAAGTAAACTTCTACATTTTCGTACAAATGGTAAAGTATTATCTTTTAAGGACTACAGAGAAGCAGGTGGAGAATATGCCAGATGGAACATCATGCCTGATAATTCAGAGATGCCGTACTGGAAATGGTTTGTGTGCAGATTTCAGGAGGACCTGGAAAGGTATTACAGGAaaaaattcataaacaatgaaATTCCCAAAGAATGGAGGGACTACAGTAAGGAGCAAGCTATCGAAAGCTTAAATGAGTTGTAG